In a genomic window of Callospermophilus lateralis isolate mCalLat2 chromosome 12, mCalLat2.hap1, whole genome shotgun sequence:
- the Amer2 gene encoding APC membrane recruitment protein 2 isoform X2: METSRSSGGSGSSSEAVRELGCYRASAGVCRRKEEAGAGTLAADMDLHCDCAAETPAAEQPSGKINKAAFKLFKKRKSGGTMPSIFGVKNKGDGKSSGPTGMVRSRTHDGLAEVVVLEGSKKEEPRVGGDSGGGRGGGRPNPGPPRAAGTGVGSLANSSVAKSHSFFSLLKKNGRSENGKGDPADASKAGGKQKRGLKGIFSSMRWHKKDKRGKEEEKEAHAAGQGSLILPGSLTASLECVKEETPRAACEPETPRQDAPRDPAGCGDIIADQEEEAGPSCDKHAPGPGKPVLSKKNPSVVAYQGGGEEMASPDEVDDTYLQEFWDMLSQTEDQGQGPQEGAAKAAAALETKVVPETSKDARSVEASKDVSLVKRRRLNRIPIESHPKEQPKHPEKEKEQQEGVPNSDEGYWDSTTPGPEEESASSGKKAGIPRDSYSGDALYDLYADPDGSPAVPPANEETSCLSRLKPVSPGTITCPLRTPGSLLKDSKIPISIKHLTNLPSSHPVVHQQPTRSEMPRTKIPVSKVLVRRVSNRGLAGTTIRAAACHDSAKKL, from the exons ATGGAGACGAGCAGGAGCAgcggcggcagcggcagcagcagcgagGCTGTCAGGGAGCTCGGCTGCTATCGCGCGTCCGCGGGGGTCtgcaggaggaaggaggaggccgGGGCTGGGACCCTCGCGGCAGACATGGACTTGCATTGTGATTGTGCCGCTGAAACGCCGGCCGCCGAGCAGCCGTCGGGGAAGATTAATAAAGCTGCTTTCAAATTATTCAAGAAGAGGAAATCGGGTGGCACCATGCCCAGCATTTTTGGGGTCAAAAACAAAGGGGATGGGAAAAGCTCAGGTCCGACGGGGATGGTGAGGAGCAGGACCCACGACGGATTAGCCGAGGTGGTGGTGCTGGAGGGCAGCAAAAAGGAGGAGCCGCGCGTCGGGGGCGACAGTGGCGGGGGCCGTGGCGGCGGTCGGCCGAACCCTGGGCCCCCCAGAGCCGCGGGGACCGGCGTGGGCTCCCTAGCCAACAGCTCGGTGGCTAAGTCTCACAGCTTCTTCTCCCTTTTGAAAAAGAACGGGAGATCGGAAAACGGCAAAGGAGACCCTGCAGATGCGAGCAAGGCTGGCGGCAAACAAAAGAGGGGGCTGAAAGGGATCTTCAGCAGTATGCGCTGGCACAAGAAGGACAAACGCggcaaggaggaggagaaggaggcgcACGCGGCCGGCCAGGGCAGCCTGATCTTGCCGGGTTCGCTCACCGCCAGCTTGGAGTGCGTCAAGGAGGAAACGCCCAGAGCCGCGTGCGAGCCGGAGACCCCCCGCCAGGACGCCCCTAGAGACCCAGCAG GCTGTGGAGATATTATTGCAGACCAAGAGGAAGAGGCAGGTCCCAGCTGTGACAAGCATGCCCCCGGGCCAGGCAAGCCAGTTCTCTCTAAAAAGAACCCCAGCGTGGTGGCCTACCAAGGAGGAGGGGAAGAGATGGCCAGCCCGGATGAGGTGGACGACACCTATCTCCAGGAATTCTGGGACATGCTCTCCCAGACTGAGGATCAAGGACAAGGGCCCCAAGAGGGAGCGGCTAAGGCGGCAGCTGCACTGGAGACCAAAGTGGTGCCAGAGACCTCCAAAGATGCCAGAAGTGTAGAAGCGTCCAAGGACGTGTCCTTGGTCAAACGCAGGAGGCTCAACAGGATCCCCATTGAGTCCCATCCGAAGGAACAGCCCAAACAcccggagaaagagaaggagcaaCAAGAAGGCGTCCCCAACAGTGATGAGGGCTATTGGGACTCGACCACTCCCGGTCCAGAGGAAGAAAGCGCAAGCAGTGGTAAAAAGGCCGGCATCCCTCGGGATAGCTACAGTGGGGATGCGCTCTATGATCTCTATGCTGACCCGGATGGAAGCCCAGCAGTCCCTCCTGCCAACGAGGAGACGTCTTGCTTGTCTCGGTTAAAGCCTGTGTCTCCAGGAACCATCACCTGTCCACTGCGAACACCAGGCAGTTTACTGAAGGACTCCAAAATCCCTATTAGCATCAAGCATCTCACGAACCTTCCATCCAGCCATCCAGTTGTGCACCAGCAACCAACCAGGAGTGAGATGCCCAGAACAAAAATTCCGGTCTCCAAAGTGCTGGTTCGCAGGGTCAGCAACCGGGGCTTGGCTGGAACCACCATCCGGGCAGCAGCTTGCCACGATAGTGCCAAAAAGTTGTGA
- the Amer2 gene encoding APC membrane recruitment protein 2 isoform X1 — protein METSRSSGGSGSSSEAVRELGCYRASAGVCRRKEEAGAGTLAADMDLHCDCAAETPAAEQPSGKINKAAFKLFKKRKSGGTMPSIFGVKNKGDGKSSGPTGMVRSRTHDGLAEVVVLEGSKKEEPRVGGDSGGGRGGGRPNPGPPRAAGTGVGSLANSSVAKSHSFFSLLKKNGRSENGKGDPADASKAGGKQKRGLKGIFSSMRWHKKDKRGKEEEKEAHAAGQGSLILPGSLTASLECVKEETPRAACEPETPRQDAPRDPAGELGGGEEVPASADRAPARTCREAESPGCPNDKSARGEDAAGHRRAEKPRAPPESGAGEVHAAEDASRTGDVPIKTVPLVDSECGSGRASAVPDPSSVDPPSDPSADRICLMFSDVTSLKSFDSLTGCGDIIADQEEEAGPSCDKHAPGPGKPVLSKKNPSVVAYQGGGEEMASPDEVDDTYLQEFWDMLSQTEDQGQGPQEGAAKAAAALETKVVPETSKDARSVEASKDVSLVKRRRLNRIPIESHPKEQPKHPEKEKEQQEGVPNSDEGYWDSTTPGPEEESASSGKKAGIPRDSYSGDALYDLYADPDGSPAVPPANEETSCLSRLKPVSPGTITCPLRTPGSLLKDSKIPISIKHLTNLPSSHPVVHQQPTRSEMPRTKIPVSKVLVRRVSNRGLAGTTIRAAACHDSAKKL, from the coding sequence ATGGAGACGAGCAGGAGCAgcggcggcagcggcagcagcagcgagGCTGTCAGGGAGCTCGGCTGCTATCGCGCGTCCGCGGGGGTCtgcaggaggaaggaggaggccgGGGCTGGGACCCTCGCGGCAGACATGGACTTGCATTGTGATTGTGCCGCTGAAACGCCGGCCGCCGAGCAGCCGTCGGGGAAGATTAATAAAGCTGCTTTCAAATTATTCAAGAAGAGGAAATCGGGTGGCACCATGCCCAGCATTTTTGGGGTCAAAAACAAAGGGGATGGGAAAAGCTCAGGTCCGACGGGGATGGTGAGGAGCAGGACCCACGACGGATTAGCCGAGGTGGTGGTGCTGGAGGGCAGCAAAAAGGAGGAGCCGCGCGTCGGGGGCGACAGTGGCGGGGGCCGTGGCGGCGGTCGGCCGAACCCTGGGCCCCCCAGAGCCGCGGGGACCGGCGTGGGCTCCCTAGCCAACAGCTCGGTGGCTAAGTCTCACAGCTTCTTCTCCCTTTTGAAAAAGAACGGGAGATCGGAAAACGGCAAAGGAGACCCTGCAGATGCGAGCAAGGCTGGCGGCAAACAAAAGAGGGGGCTGAAAGGGATCTTCAGCAGTATGCGCTGGCACAAGAAGGACAAACGCggcaaggaggaggagaaggaggcgcACGCGGCCGGCCAGGGCAGCCTGATCTTGCCGGGTTCGCTCACCGCCAGCTTGGAGTGCGTCAAGGAGGAAACGCCCAGAGCCGCGTGCGAGCCGGAGACCCCCCGCCAGGACGCCCCTAGAGACCCAGCAGGTGAGCTCGGAGGGGGAGAGGAGGTGCCTGCCTCCGCTGATCGCGCCCCAGCGCGGACCTGCCGCGAGGCCGAGAGCCCCGGGTGCCCTAACGACAAAAGCGCCCGGGGAGAGGACGCCGCGGGGCATCGGCGCGCCGAGAAGCCCCGGGCACCCCCTGAGTCGGGAGCTGGTGAGGTCCACGCTGCCGAGGATGCTTCCAGGACAGGTGACGTTCCGATAAAGACTGTCCCCCTGGTCGACTCTGAATGTGGCAGCGGCCGGGCGTCTGCCGTCCCTGACCCTTCCTCTGTCGATCCACCCTCAGACCCATCGGCAGATCGTATTTGTTTGATGTTTTCTGACGTGACTTCACTGAAAAGCTTTGACTCTCTTACAGGCTGTGGAGATATTATTGCAGACCAAGAGGAAGAGGCAGGTCCCAGCTGTGACAAGCATGCCCCCGGGCCAGGCAAGCCAGTTCTCTCTAAAAAGAACCCCAGCGTGGTGGCCTACCAAGGAGGAGGGGAAGAGATGGCCAGCCCGGATGAGGTGGACGACACCTATCTCCAGGAATTCTGGGACATGCTCTCCCAGACTGAGGATCAAGGACAAGGGCCCCAAGAGGGAGCGGCTAAGGCGGCAGCTGCACTGGAGACCAAAGTGGTGCCAGAGACCTCCAAAGATGCCAGAAGTGTAGAAGCGTCCAAGGACGTGTCCTTGGTCAAACGCAGGAGGCTCAACAGGATCCCCATTGAGTCCCATCCGAAGGAACAGCCCAAACAcccggagaaagagaaggagcaaCAAGAAGGCGTCCCCAACAGTGATGAGGGCTATTGGGACTCGACCACTCCCGGTCCAGAGGAAGAAAGCGCAAGCAGTGGTAAAAAGGCCGGCATCCCTCGGGATAGCTACAGTGGGGATGCGCTCTATGATCTCTATGCTGACCCGGATGGAAGCCCAGCAGTCCCTCCTGCCAACGAGGAGACGTCTTGCTTGTCTCGGTTAAAGCCTGTGTCTCCAGGAACCATCACCTGTCCACTGCGAACACCAGGCAGTTTACTGAAGGACTCCAAAATCCCTATTAGCATCAAGCATCTCACGAACCTTCCATCCAGCCATCCAGTTGTGCACCAGCAACCAACCAGGAGTGAGATGCCCAGAACAAAAATTCCGGTCTCCAAAGTGCTGGTTCGCAGGGTCAGCAACCGGGGCTTGGCTGGAACCACCATCCGGGCAGCAGCTTGCCACGATAGTGCCAAAAAGTTGTGA